The segment AACGCCTGGGCCCTGGGATTCCGGAGCGGTCCGGTGGGTCGGCCTCGGCCACCTGGACGGCCTGCCCATGGCTTCCCTGGACCGGAGGCTTCTGGAGCAAGCCATGCAGGTTCTGGCAAAGCTGCCCCAGAGGCAGGTGCCGGGGCTGCGGGGGCAGGTGCCGCGGGTGCCGGAGCAGGTGCCGGGGCAACGGTCCCGGCCGGAACCGCTGCCGGGCCGGGGCCGGACGGGGCCGGGCGGGGCCAGGGAGGGGGCGGGGGCGGCGGGGCAGGAATGACAAAGCGGCAAGGCGGGGCGTGATGCCCCGCCTTGCCGCACCGGGCTGCGTTCGTCCGGCAGCCGGGCAGCCGGGAACCGGCGCCCGTGGCTTACCAGAGCTCGCCGATGCGCCTGCGGACCTCGCCCTCTTCGGGGAACCGGCCCGTTTCCGCCTTGTTGTAGACCTCGCGGCCTCCGGCGGTGACGATGAACCGGCCACCCGAAGAGGGGACCAGGGTCAAGGAGGCGACCCGGTCCGGGTATGCTTCCAGGATCTCTTCCGCCACACGGGCGGCTCGCGGCAGGTACCCTCAAGAGGTGCAGTACTCGATGCGGACTTCGATGCGGTCGCTCATCCCGAACCTCCCCTTCACCCGGTTGCCGCATCCGGCTCGCGGTGGTCCCCGGCCACCGGCCGGGCGGCGCCACCGGACCTCGGCGGGCAGGCACCGGCGGCTGGCCGGCCGGTGCCCGTCCACCTTATGAATACATTACCACTTGCCCCTCCGGCGGT is part of the Thermaerobacter subterraneus DSM 13965 genome and harbors:
- a CDS encoding SelT/SelW/SelH family (seleno)protein, translating into MSDRIEVRIEYCTSUGYLPRAARVAEEILEAYPDRVASLTLVPSSGGRFIVTAGGREVYNKAETGRFPEEGEVRRRIGELW